One window of Dyadobacter sandarakinus genomic DNA carries:
- a CDS encoding CBM96 family carbohydrate-binding protein: MKMFLPLVFLLAFATVPAWSQTCSVPVLRTQADVDNFSTAYPGCTVINSDLEISSPTITNLDGLRNVTRVTRSLKITQNPNLTNIAGLSSLTIVDIRLSINNNDNLLTLEGLDHLTSTKNIDVFNNKKLTSISSLSGLNRIFGGLTIASNPALTTLQGLQNISFIGGLDLRKNDNLLNLNGLRRLRQIGETMHIGNNNSLKNLKGLERLETLTSQSSGYIEITGNKALTSISEIGQMESRVPIRITNNPLLSDCAIKIVCSSIPFANATISGNAAGCASTEEVRTSQVCTPQTLVRINAGGQAFTTATQKLFVADQYYAGIDRTSSIASGDILNTTNDVIYRSARSASSFSYNIPVVNELVNVTLHFAETYFGVPGTKGEKGGPGSRQFNVNIEGGRKLTNYDIFAEAGGALRAVQLTIPVSVTDGMLNIDFLTGAADLPRISAIEVTATPTLIPIEDGMVNGGLYKSNNYANSDHLYIRQVPSGGDYANLTWRSYFKFQLPAGKAAITSAKLRVYGHNDDVYDNNPDNTQNTEIHAYGVNNDSWTEKAITGTNAPAASTASLGSVGVNDVLKYYEIDVTSYVNAQRQSGDQTVSLMLDNPANQSTAVTFSSKEGGFYPPQLIYQTTKIVQPTNMTARIGQEEVFPEAQKRQQSTVYPNPIQDQFTVSVSPEHTGPITFEMINTAGKSHFIPAPQNAKPGENTKINIAGESFNTGIYSLKVKSDAFTEVIRILIAE; the protein is encoded by the coding sequence ATGAAAATGTTTTTACCTCTGGTTTTTTTATTGGCATTTGCAACTGTCCCGGCCTGGTCGCAGACGTGCAGTGTTCCCGTTTTAAGAACGCAGGCTGATGTTGACAATTTTAGTACTGCCTATCCAGGTTGCACAGTTATCAATAGTGATCTGGAAATTTCATCACCTACCATCACGAATCTGGATGGATTGCGTAACGTGACACGTGTTACCCGATCGTTGAAGATTACTCAAAATCCGAATCTGACCAATATAGCCGGTTTGTCCTCTTTGACGATAGTAGATATTAGATTGAGCATAAATAATAATGACAATCTGCTCACATTAGAGGGGCTTGATCATCTGACATCAACAAAAAATATCGACGTTTTCAATAATAAGAAACTTACAAGCATTTCATCGTTAAGTGGCCTTAACAGAATTTTTGGTGGTTTGACTATTGCTTCAAATCCGGCTCTCACCACTTTACAAGGGCTGCAAAATATAAGCTTCATAGGTGGTCTGGATTTAAGAAAAAATGACAATCTCCTAAATCTGAACGGTCTTCGAAGACTTAGGCAAATAGGTGAGACCATGCACATTGGCAATAATAACAGCCTTAAAAATCTGAAAGGACTGGAGCGGCTTGAAACCTTGACTTCCCAATCTAGTGGGTATATTGAAATTACCGGCAATAAAGCATTGACCAGCATCTCAGAAATTGGGCAAATGGAAAGTCGAGTACCCATACGTATTACCAATAACCCGCTCCTTTCCGATTGTGCGATCAAAATCGTTTGCTCCAGTATTCCATTTGCAAATGCTACGATTTCCGGAAATGCTGCCGGATGTGCAAGTACTGAGGAGGTCAGGACATCGCAAGTCTGCACCCCTCAAACGCTGGTTCGCATCAATGCCGGCGGACAGGCTTTTACGACTGCGACCCAAAAACTGTTTGTCGCTGATCAGTATTATGCCGGTATTGATCGTACCAGCTCCATCGCATCGGGTGACATCCTGAACACAACCAACGACGTAATATATCGCTCTGCCCGCAGCGCTTCGTCATTTAGCTACAACATTCCAGTCGTCAATGAGTTGGTCAACGTAACGTTACACTTTGCTGAAACTTATTTCGGGGTTCCGGGCACCAAGGGTGAAAAGGGCGGGCCAGGCAGCAGGCAGTTTAATGTCAACATAGAAGGCGGCCGTAAACTGACCAATTACGACATCTTCGCCGAGGCTGGCGGGGCACTGCGCGCAGTTCAACTGACGATCCCGGTGAGTGTCACCGACGGCATGCTAAACATCGATTTCCTCACGGGAGCGGCTGACCTCCCACGCATTTCGGCCATTGAAGTGACTGCAACTCCAACGTTGATCCCAATCGAAGACGGCATGGTGAATGGAGGGCTTTATAAATCTAACAACTATGCGAATTCCGACCATCTTTATATCAGGCAGGTACCCAGTGGTGGAGATTACGCTAATCTCACCTGGCGTTCTTATTTTAAATTCCAGCTACCTGCCGGAAAGGCGGCGATAACTTCTGCTAAACTGCGCGTTTACGGGCATAATGACGATGTCTACGACAATAATCCCGATAATACTCAGAATACTGAAATTCATGCATATGGCGTCAATAACGATTCCTGGACTGAGAAAGCGATTACCGGGACCAACGCACCTGCCGCATCCACTGCATCACTTGGGTCTGTGGGAGTCAATGATGTTTTAAAATATTATGAAATTGATGTGACGAGCTATGTAAATGCGCAGCGCCAATCCGGTGATCAGACTGTCAGCCTGATGTTAGATAATCCTGCTAATCAAAGTACAGCAGTAACTTTTAGCAGCAAGGAAGGCGGTTTTTATCCGCCGCAGCTGATCTATCAGACTACAAAGATTGTTCAGCCGACCAATATGACCGCGCGCATCGGGCAGGAAGAAGTATTTCCAGAAGCCCAAAAAAGGCAGCAGTCAACCGTCTATCCAAATCCAATTCAAGATCAATTCACTGTTTCAGTTTCGCCTGAACATACCGGGCCAATTACATTTGAAATGATCAATACAGCCGGGAAAAGCCATTTCATTCCGGCACCTCAAAATGCCAAACCGGGTGAAAACACAAAAATTAACATCGCCGGAGAATCATTCAACACCGGCATTTATTCATTGAAAGTAAAATCGGATGCATTTACCGAAGTGATCAGAATTCTCATAGCAGAGTAA
- a CDS encoding T9SS type A sorting domain-containing protein: MKHLNLRDMKCILLNVTLFFLAITSLLAQPAIQWDKTIGGNSVDRLNSVQQTLDGGYIVGGTSYSGVSGEKSDSARGNGDYWIVKLAADGTKQWDRTLGGTGDETFSTIRQANDGSYFVAGYSNSGISGDKTDPSNSGYSDLWILNLAADGKINWQKTIGTGNNDFMEDMEVAPDGGLAIAGTSSEIFFNESVSNHGWFVKLSATGELEWSRDYKVNFNTMLLTSITLAPGGGYLLGADTSGNEGIFGSYYLIRVSDDGTTLWTKRIRGGASNDTFTNSELRSVLATQDGGFLVGGHSRDGKGLDKSEDSFNEDFWVVKVNSNGVIEWENTIQANDRENLAGMQMTNDGGYLLFGGTRSGVDLDKKAVNSGLLNYWLVKLSNDGTVLWDKVIGGIRVNYSVDIAKDIVPTRDGGFMLGGYSNSPIGADKTEPSRGSEDYWIVKLAPEAPLPIRLANFMVRKELDIANLAWQTDSETNSDHFKVQHSTDGKAWALLALINAAGESTKSTTYHYSHTNPVAGDNYYRLKMVDTDGTFTYSKVEHLKFDQSISVSVYPNPVTKTIHLQTADWSKVKGVQVVNNQGKTLYSSGNKPSQDINARSLTPGLYFIKLTLADGTETTRKIAVGQ, from the coding sequence ATGAAACATCTTAATCTAAGAGATATGAAATGCATTTTACTCAACGTTACCCTTTTCTTCCTAGCTATCACCAGCCTGCTTGCCCAGCCGGCTATTCAGTGGGACAAAACTATTGGCGGCAATAGTGTAGATCGCTTGAACTCGGTCCAGCAGACCCTTGATGGGGGATATATTGTTGGAGGAACTTCTTATAGTGGTGTTTCGGGTGAAAAATCCGATTCGGCACGAGGAAATGGGGACTATTGGATCGTCAAACTAGCCGCCGACGGGACTAAGCAATGGGACAGGACACTGGGCGGAACCGGGGATGAAACTTTTAGCACGATCCGTCAGGCAAACGACGGGAGTTATTTTGTTGCCGGGTATTCGAACTCCGGGATCAGCGGAGACAAAACCGATCCCAGTAACAGCGGATATAGTGATCTCTGGATTTTAAACCTGGCCGCGGACGGAAAGATTAATTGGCAAAAAACGATTGGTACGGGAAATAATGACTTCATGGAAGATATGGAGGTTGCTCCCGATGGGGGGCTGGCAATCGCGGGAACTTCCTCCGAGATTTTTTTCAATGAATCTGTATCTAACCATGGCTGGTTTGTGAAGTTAAGTGCAACCGGCGAGTTGGAATGGAGCAGAGACTACAAGGTTAATTTTAACACCATGCTCTTGACATCCATTACGCTCGCTCCGGGTGGAGGTTACCTTCTTGGCGCCGATACCAGTGGCAATGAAGGCATATTTGGCTCTTATTATTTAATTAGGGTATCTGACGATGGCACTACGCTTTGGACTAAGAGGATAAGAGGGGGGGCAAGTAATGATACCTTTACCAACAGCGAACTGCGGTCTGTTTTAGCTACACAAGATGGAGGCTTTCTTGTGGGCGGTCATTCCCGGGATGGTAAAGGTTTGGACAAATCAGAAGACAGCTTTAATGAAGATTTCTGGGTGGTAAAAGTGAATAGCAATGGGGTAATTGAATGGGAAAATACAATTCAAGCTAACGATCGGGAAAATTTGGCAGGCATGCAAATGACAAATGATGGCGGGTATCTCCTTTTCGGCGGCACCCGGTCCGGTGTCGATCTTGATAAAAAAGCAGTGAATTCAGGTTTATTAAATTATTGGCTAGTTAAACTTTCGAATGATGGAACCGTCCTTTGGGATAAAGTAATCGGCGGTATTAGAGTAAACTACTCAGTAGATATAGCAAAAGACATAGTTCCGACCCGGGATGGCGGCTTTATGCTGGGCGGGTACTCAAATTCGCCAATTGGCGCAGATAAAACAGAACCATCTCGTGGTAGTGAAGACTACTGGATCGTCAAATTGGCTCCTGAAGCGCCACTACCTATCAGGTTAGCAAACTTTATGGTGCGAAAAGAATTGGATATTGCGAATCTTGCCTGGCAAACCGATTCAGAAACCAACAGTGACCACTTCAAAGTACAGCACAGCACAGACGGCAAGGCCTGGGCTTTATTAGCCTTAATCAATGCAGCAGGGGAAAGTACGAAATCGACTACTTACCACTATTCACACACTAACCCTGTTGCAGGAGACAACTACTACCGCCTGAAAATGGTCGACACAGACGGCACTTTTACCTATTCAAAAGTGGAGCACTTAAAGTTTGATCAAAGCATTTCTGTATCAGTATACCCCAATCCTGTCACAAAAACTATTCATTTGCAAACTGCCGACTGGTCAAAAGTAAAGGGTGTACAAGTGGTTAACAACCAGGGAAAAACACTTTACAGCTCGGGAAATAAGCCATCTCAGGATATTAATGCCAGGTCACTTACGCCTGGCTTATACTTTATCAAATTAACCCTTGCCGACGGCACGGAAACAACCCGAAAGATTGCGGTAGGGCAGTAA